A genome region from Candidatus Liberimonas magnetica includes the following:
- the mtnP gene encoding S-methyl-5'-thioadenosine phosphorylase → MAKKNEKTEPVKVAIIGGSGTYEIDGIENLKEVKVKTPFGDPSDAIVVGRLEGVMCAFLPRHARVHRISPSELNSRANIYALKSLGAQQIISVSAVGSLKEEIKPRDFVIPDQLFDRTKARPCTFFGDGIVAHVGFANPFCNDIRAIIHKGVEDMGIKSHFGGTYVCIEGPQFSTKAESEVNRKLGFSIVGMTAIPEAKLAREAEICYTTVALVTDYDVWKEGEEVSVEAVIETLKANTANVKKLIKNIVPVLAGYPGNCACRNALQFAIMTKIDKRNKKTYEKLKLLIGKYV, encoded by the coding sequence ATGGCTAAAAAAAATGAAAAGACAGAACCGGTAAAGGTAGCTATAATCGGCGGCAGCGGTACATACGAGATAGACGGCATCGAAAATCTAAAAGAAGTCAAGGTAAAAACTCCGTTCGGGGACCCATCGGACGCTATTGTAGTGGGCAGGCTTGAGGGAGTTATGTGCGCATTTTTGCCGCGCCATGCAAGAGTCCACAGGATATCTCCTTCGGAGCTTAATTCCAGAGCCAATATTTATGCATTAAAATCTCTAGGTGCCCAGCAGATAATCTCTGTCTCTGCGGTCGGTTCACTTAAAGAAGAGATCAAACCCAGGGATTTTGTAATACCTGATCAGCTGTTCGACAGGACAAAAGCAAGGCCGTGCACATTTTTCGGCGACGGTATAGTGGCTCATGTCGGTTTTGCCAACCCTTTTTGCAATGATATAAGAGCGATTATACATAAAGGTGTGGAAGATATGGGTATAAAAAGCCATTTCGGCGGCACGTATGTCTGTATCGAAGGCCCGCAGTTCTCCACAAAAGCCGAATCAGAGGTGAACAGGAAACTGGGTTTTAGCATAGTCGGAATGACGGCGATACCCGAGGCAAAATTAGCAAGAGAAGCAGAAATTTGTTATACTACAGTTGCGCTTGTCACTGATTATGATGTCTGGAAAGAAGGGGAAGAAGTAAGCGTAGAAGCTGTTATCGAAACATTGAAAGCAAATACCGCAAACGTCAAGAAGCTGATAAAAAATATCGTACCAGTCCTTGCAGGCTATCCGGGAAACTGCGCGTGCAGGAATGCCCTGCAGTTCGCGATAATGACAAAGATAGACAAACGAAATAAAAAGACGTATGAGAAGCTAAAACTGCTCATAGGCAAATATGTATAA
- a CDS encoding PfkB family carbohydrate kinase yields the protein MSILVVGSIALDSVQTPFGKVKDALGGSATYFSVSASYFTKVNLVAVVGRDFPERHVGLLKKHRIDVKGLQKVEGKTFRWAGHYMKDLNQAETTKTELNVFSNFKPQIPEEYMDSKYVFLANIDPELQLEVLKQVKKPKLVACDTMNFWISSKPDALKKLFKHIDFVVINEAEVKQLAKDKNLITAAKKILALGPKALVIKRGEYGSMFFEKSGVFCAPALPLEKVSDPTGAGDTFAGGFMGYLAKCNKLDSNNFRKAIVYGSVMASFNVEGFSLSNLDKLTWPRIQNRFKQFEKLTSFR from the coding sequence ATGAGTATCCTCGTAGTTGGTTCTATCGCTCTTGATTCTGTCCAGACGCCTTTTGGGAAAGTAAAAGATGCGCTGGGCGGTTCTGCGACGTATTTTTCCGTTTCAGCTTCCTATTTTACAAAAGTCAACCTTGTGGCTGTTGTAGGCAGGGATTTTCCCGAGAGGCATGTCGGGCTTCTAAAAAAGCACAGGATAGACGTAAAGGGTCTGCAGAAAGTGGAAGGAAAAACCTTCAGGTGGGCCGGGCATTATATGAAAGACCTAAACCAGGCAGAGACAACGAAAACGGAACTAAATGTGTTTTCAAATTTCAAGCCGCAGATACCGGAAGAATATATGGACAGCAAATATGTCTTTCTTGCCAACATCGACCCGGAACTTCAGCTTGAAGTATTAAAACAGGTCAAAAAACCGAAACTTGTGGCCTGCGACACTATGAATTTCTGGATATCAAGCAAACCCGATGCGTTGAAGAAGCTTTTTAAGCATATAGATTTCGTGGTAATAAACGAAGCAGAAGTCAAACAGCTTGCCAAAGACAAGAACCTTATTACAGCCGCAAAAAAGATCCTGGCTTTGGGCCCGAAAGCGCTTGTCATAAAAAGAGGAGAGTACGGCTCGATGTTTTTTGAAAAAAGCGGCGTATTCTGCGCTCCGGCCCTTCCTTTAGAAAAAGTAAGCGACCCGACAGGAGCAGGAGACACTTTCGCAGGCGGGTTCATGGGGTATCTTGCCAAATGCAATAAATTGGATTCTAATAATTTCCGGAAAGCCATTGTTTACGGAAGCGTGATGGCGTCTTTTAACGTAGAGGGCTTCAGCCTGAGTAATCTGGATAAACTGACCTGGCCTAGGATCCAGAACAGGTTCAAGCAGTTTGAAAAGCTGACAAGTTTCAGGTAA